The Salinivibrio kushneri DNA segment AATGGCGCGCACATCAAATTGCAGTTTGAATGCAGTGCCGAAAAGCTGATCTTTGAATTGCGCAGTCGCGGGCTGAATAACGCGTAAGTGTTACGCGAAAACCACAAGCATGTCAGAGGTTCAAGCAACAGGGTGTTTTCTCACACCCTGTTGTTGCTTGCTGACAGCCATTTATAAGCGCAAGCTTTGCCAAGCTTCACACATCTCACGGAAAGTGGTTGCATCTCCTTCGGGCCGATCTGGGTGCCACTTGAGCGCCATTTTGCGCCACTGACGCCTAATTTCATGCTCACTAGCATTCTCATCCAAACCCAACACTTTTAACGCCTTATTGCGCTCCAACATCGCCTCGCCCGGCGCCTCATTGCCGATATGACGCTGGTAGTGCTTCCAAAACGAAGACAACAGTTCTTTGACGTCATCTTGGCTGGCGTCATAGTTGTTCCAGTCCATGTAGTAATCACGCAACGGATCCTGGTAATCAATTTCTTTGGCCACAAAGCCACTGTTGCCAACCCGCCATTGTAGCTGGATATCCATTGACTCAACCTGCAACCACTGCTGCGGCAACAACATTTCTTGTAGTTGATACAAGGCATTCATGATCAGGAAGTTGCGTTTAAATAAATCAAGGTGGGGGTCAGCATCAAGCTGGGCCATCATGGTGTCTTTTTGCAGCTCACCTAATAGATGGTGCACTTTCCAACTTTGTCGCGTTGATTCTAGAATACTGAGTATTGGCCAAATCAGGGGGTTGTCTATTTCATCCCGTTTTTCAGCAAGCATGACGTTCATCCTCTGTCACTGGCCAGCTACCTTGAACCGGCATCTCGTGGGGTTGGTTGTAAAGCCACCTTATTAAGGTATAAACCAATTCTGGCTATTTTGTAGCAAATATTGGGAAGTCCCTTTTCGCGGCACGCATTTTTAAGCGTGCTTTCCGCCATCATAATGACACTTCCAACGTTGCCGGTTAAATATTAAGCATATCCGGTGCCAACTTGTGACGAAAAAGAGACCGTTTTGGCCTATTGAATCCCAGTCTGATCGGTTTATATCGAATGATCACGACTAGGCCTGTACCTTAAACCGTGCGAACCCCATAATTTTTGTCATCTCATTCGCATTCTGCCCAGAACTCCATTAATCTTTTTACAAGGACAGACTAAATAACCGCTTTTCTATGACAGCATCTTCAACACAATGTGAGGCCTGCAGGGATGCGCAGCCACTCGCATTCGATTTTACCATGGCATTCCAACCCATTATTCGGCTTTCCACGCATTCCATTTATGCCTACGAGGCGCTTGCCCGAGGCAAGGACGGTAGCGGCGCGGGCAGCGTGTTTAAGCATGTTAACGCAGAGAATCAGTATCAATTTGATCAAACCTGTCGGATCAAGGCAGTCAAACTCGCGGCCGAACTATCTATTCCTTGTTATCTCAGCATTAACTTTATGCCCAATGCCGTGTACGAGCCAGAGCGCTGTATCCGCACCACGCTGAAAGCCGCGAATGACTATAATTTCCCACTCGAACGGATTCTGTTTGAGTTCACCGAAGGGGAGGAAGTCCTTGATTACAGTCATATTCAGCGCATTATTCGTTATTACCGCTCACAAGGCTTTTTAACTGCAATAGACGATTTCGGTGCCGGTTACTCCGGCCTTACCGCGCTTGCCAGCATTAACACCCATATGATTAAACTGGATATGGCGCTTGTGCGAGATATTGACACTGACGTCACCAAGCAAACCATTGTGCGCCACAGTGTCGCCATGTGCCACGAGCTAAGTCGTCAAATTATTGCCGAAGGTGTTGAAACAGAAGCCGAGCTTCAATGCCTGATTGATTTAGGCGTCGACTTCTTTCAAGGCTATTACATTGCTAAGCCAGGTTTCGAAAGCTTACCGCCTATCAATCAAGTACCTGGGCTCGAAGCCTTCCACTGTCAATAAGCTGACGGCTCAACGAGTCTTGGCACTCGCTGTTTTAACTGCCTCACAAACACAATTGATAATCTTTCTCAGAAACCATTTTTCGAGGTACACTGTTACGCAATGACGGCGTTGAAAAGGT contains these protein-coding regions:
- a CDS encoding EAL domain-containing protein; protein product: MTASSTQCEACRDAQPLAFDFTMAFQPIIRLSTHSIYAYEALARGKDGSGAGSVFKHVNAENQYQFDQTCRIKAVKLAAELSIPCYLSINFMPNAVYEPERCIRTTLKAANDYNFPLERILFEFTEGEEVLDYSHIQRIIRYYRSQGFLTAIDDFGAGYSGLTALASINTHMIKLDMALVRDIDTDVTKQTIVRHSVAMCHELSRQIIAEGVETEAELQCLIDLGVDFFQGYYIAKPGFESLPPINQVPGLEAFHCQ
- a CDS encoding DNA-J related domain-containing protein — translated: MLAEKRDEIDNPLIWPILSILESTRQSWKVHHLLGELQKDTMMAQLDADPHLDLFKRNFLIMNALYQLQEMLLPQQWLQVESMDIQLQWRVGNSGFVAKEIDYQDPLRDYYMDWNNYDASQDDVKELLSSFWKHYQRHIGNEAPGEAMLERNKALKVLGLDENASEHEIRRQWRKMALKWHPDRPEGDATTFREMCEAWQSLRL